AGGCGGGCACGAAGGAGAACATCATCCCCGAGCACGCGGTGCTGGGCCTCAGCATCCGGACCTTCGACCCGGCCGTGCGCGAGCGCGTGCTCGGCGCCGTCCGGCGGATCATCCTGGCCGAGGCCGCCGCGAGCGGCGCGCCGGAGCCGGAGATCGAGGAGATCGTCTCGTTCCCGCTCAACCGCAACGACCCGGAGGCGACGCGCGGCGTCGTCGCGGCGCTCACCGCGCAGCTCGGGGCGGACCGCGTCGTCGAGTCGCCGCCCATCATGGGCAGCGAGGACTTCGGGATCTTCGGCGAGGCCATCGGGGTGCCGACCGTCTACTGGGCGTTCGGCGGCGTGGAGCCCGAGGCGCTCGGCGGCGAGACCCCGCCGCCCGGCAACCACACCCCGCAGTTCGCGCCGACCATCGAGGGCACCATCGAGACGGGCGTCAAGGCCGCGACGGCCGCGCTGCTCTCGCGCGTCGGCGTGGCCCGCGCGTAGGGTCGATCGCACACGCGCACGGAGGAGGCACCACCATGTCGGATGTCCTGATCGCCGGGATCGTCGTCGTCCCGCTCGTCCTGGCCTACGTCGCGCTCATCGCGACGGCGCTCGTGCAGGTCGTCCGCGACCGCACGCTCGCCGGGCTCTCCCGCGACCTGTGGATCGCCGCGCTCGTGCTCGTCCCGGTCCTCGGCGAGTTGGCCTGGTACGGCGCGGGGCACCGCACGGTCGACGCGCAGCGCGCCGTCGAGCGCCTGCGCCTCGGCCTGTAGCCGCCGCTCGCCCGGAGCGTCCGCGCCCGCCGCTCGACCCGGTCAGCGGCGGGCGCGCCGGTTCCGCCAGGCGGACCACGCGCCGGTCGACCACAGCGCCCAGACCACGAGCAGCGGCTGGAACACCAGGCGGATCGCGCGGGCGGCGTCGGTCTCCAGGCCGAACGCGGGCGTGCGGGTGACGAGCTGGGAGATGTTGCCGGGGAAGATCGCGACGAAGAACGCCGCCACGACGAGCCCGACCCAGATGCGCCAGCGCCCGAGCAGCACGAGCGACAGGCCCAGCAGGATCTCGACGACGCCCGACGCGAGCACCACGAAGTCGGGGTCCATCGGCAGCCAGGTGGGGACCTGCGCCTGGAACGACTCCCGCGCGACCGTGAGGTGCCCGGTGCCGGCCATGACCAGCACGAGCCCGAGCAGGATCCGCGCGAGCGTGCGCGGGATCGAGCGCCGGCCGCCGTCGGGGGCGATGCGCGGATCCGCCGCCCGCTCGTCGGCGTCGGTCGGGCGGGAGGCGGGGCGCGAGGTCATGGCCCCAGTCTGACCGGCCGCGGATGTGCGCCGGCGGCACGCGGCACCGCGCGCGCGCGCTTGTTCGCCGTCCGCTCGCCCCGGCGCCGCCGACGGCTACCGTCGGGGCCTCGGCCGCCGGTCCGGGGGCCGCTCCCCCACGGAAAGGCCGTCCATGACGCACGCGTCCCGTACCGCCGCACGGATCCTCGCCCGCACGCTCCTCCGCCGCCCGACCCTCGCCGTGGTCGCGGGGGCCGTGGGGGCCGCGGGCCTCCTCGCCCTCGTCGCCGTCTCCCCCGCGGCGTCCGCCACCGCGGACGACGCCGTCCCCGCTCCCACGACCGTCGCCCGCTCCGCCGCCGAGGCCGCGGACGCCGTGGCCTTCTGGACGCCGGAGCGGCTCGACGGAGCCGGATCCCCCGAGCTGACCCGCGCGACGGGCACCCCGGGCACGCCCGACGACACCCCGTCCGCGGACGAGCTCGCGACCTCCGCCGCCCGCGAGCAGCACCGCGCGCGCCCCGTCATCCCGGTGGCGCAGCGGGTCGACCCCGTCTCGCACGTCGGGGTCGTCGCGTACGTCGTCGACGGCAAGGAGATGAGCTGCACGGGCAACGCCGTCGAGTCCGCCGACGGCCTCACGGTCGCCACCGCGGGCCACTGCGCGTTCCCCGGGAAGGACCCGTCGAGGATGGTGTTCGTGCCCGGGTACGTGAAGGGCGAGCCGTACACGATCTGGCCGGTCACCTCGGTGACGCTGCCCGCCGGCTGGCGCGAGACGCTGGATCCGGCGCGCGACACCGCCTTCCTCACGGTCGCGAGCCCCGACGGGCGCACCCTCACCGAGGCCGTCGGCGCCTCCCCCGTCGAGTTCCACCAGGGGCTGACGCACTACACGACGATCGTCGGGTACCCCGCGTCGGGCCGGTTCACGGGCGACGCGCCGTACCTCTGCAGCGGCACCGCGCGGGCCACGCACCTCGACGGCCAGAGCGGCCAGGAGCTCGACTGCGACATGAAGGAGGGCGCGTCCGGCGCTCCGCTGTTCGACGGATCCGGCCCGGGCGCCCGCCAGTACAGTGTGCTGTCCGGCGGCCTGGAGGAGGCGCCGCTCGTGGTCGCCCCCGTGTGGGACCGCGTCATCGAGGCGGCCTACCGGACCGCGCAGGCGCACGTCGGCTGTTCCCGCCCGGGTCGCGCGCCCACCCCGCGCCGGCGCGCGACCCGGCCCGCCCGCGGGTCTTCCCCACCCGCCGGAACCGGCCCTAGGCTCCCGCCATGAGCCACGACACCCCCGAGGTCCCCGGCCTCGCGAGCGGCCCGGACGCCGACGTCCTCGGCCCCGACGACCGCCCCCGCCCGCCGCGCGCCGACGAGCGCGCCTGCCTCGCCGGCTTCCTCGCGCTCAACCGCGCCACCGTGATCCGCAAGGCCCGCGGCCTCTCGGACGCCGACGCCGCGCGCCGCGTCCTCCCCAGCCCCACCTCGGTCGCGGGCGTGCTCCGGCACCTCGCCGACGTCGAGCGCTCGTGGACCGTCGAGCTGATGGAGGCGGGCGACTACGACCGCCGCTTCGGCGGCGACGACGACCCCGACGGCGAGTGGCGGGTCGCGCCCACCGACTCCCTCGCGGAGATCGTCGCCGACTACGAGCGGGCGTGCGCGGAGAGCGACGCCGTGATCGCGCGCCACGACCTCGACGACGTCGCCGCCGGCGGGCCGCCCGACGAGATGCCGTCGCTGCGCTGGATCGTCGTGCACCTCATCGAGGAGACGGCGCGCCACGCGGGCCACGTCGACGTGGTGCGCGAGCTCCTCGACGGCGTCACGGGCGAGTGATCCGCGTCAGTCGAGCACCAGCACGGCGACGATCCCGACCACGGACAGGAGCAGCGGCACGCCCACCGCGATGACGCCGCCGAGCGTCGGGGTCATGCGCAGGCGCCGCGCGCCCCGCGGACGCGATGCCCGGCCACTGTCGGGGAGGCCCATCGCCTCGAGCGCCGCGTCGAGCGCGGACGGCTCGTCGGCGCGCTCGAGCGGATCGGCGCGCCAGCGCTCCCACCGCTCGACCTTCGCTACGAGCGCGGTCGTCGCCTCG
This is a stretch of genomic DNA from Clavibacter zhangzhiyongii. It encodes these proteins:
- a CDS encoding DoxX family protein; the protein is MTSRPASRPTDADERAADPRIAPDGGRRSIPRTLARILLGLVLVMAGTGHLTVARESFQAQVPTWLPMDPDFVVLASGVVEILLGLSLVLLGRWRIWVGLVVAAFFVAIFPGNISQLVTRTPAFGLETDAARAIRLVFQPLLVVWALWSTGAWSAWRNRRARR
- a CDS encoding trypsin-like serine peptidase, with the protein product MTHASRTAARILARTLLRRPTLAVVAGAVGAAGLLALVAVSPAASATADDAVPAPTTVARSAAEAADAVAFWTPERLDGAGSPELTRATGTPGTPDDTPSADELATSAAREQHRARPVIPVAQRVDPVSHVGVVAYVVDGKEMSCTGNAVESADGLTVATAGHCAFPGKDPSRMVFVPGYVKGEPYTIWPVTSVTLPAGWRETLDPARDTAFLTVASPDGRTLTEAVGASPVEFHQGLTHYTTIVGYPASGRFTGDAPYLCSGTARATHLDGQSGQELDCDMKEGASGAPLFDGSGPGARQYSVLSGGLEEAPLVVAPVWDRVIEAAYRTAQAHVGCSRPGRAPTPRRRATRPARGSSPPAGTGPRLPP
- a CDS encoding DinB family protein gives rise to the protein MSHDTPEVPGLASGPDADVLGPDDRPRPPRADERACLAGFLALNRATVIRKARGLSDADAARRVLPSPTSVAGVLRHLADVERSWTVELMEAGDYDRRFGGDDDPDGEWRVAPTDSLAEIVADYERACAESDAVIARHDLDDVAAGGPPDEMPSLRWIVVHLIEETARHAGHVDVVRELLDGVTGE